The Magnolia sinica isolate HGM2019 chromosome 3, MsV1, whole genome shotgun sequence genome includes the window ATAATCTCTTTCAGtacgatctagatgatcgcctTCATGAATTGGTCGTTGGGCAAAACCTTCGTTAATGTCctcatcgctagaacttgaacATCTGGTATAGccttacggtttgccactggtagcgCTTTACGGAAATCGGGGTTGTATAGTATAgcaaccacgggtggtggagcaacaTCTAGAGcttggggcggaagtagcgcatccgcaagacggttgaAAGTTgtttgcagcccttgcatggtcatctgactctcccggtggaaagcttccattctttccgcaAGATAATGAATCTCTGAATCACCGTCAATAGGATTTAcactcataccttcgttgtttgtcattggcccaaggggaatcctcgctctgatactaattgacacatggatgaacgtgatgaggtcgatcaccgtcttcctcaaggataactactccaaatccacagagcttctctgaaATCATTTATTTCAcaaagacttcttgaatccacgaggaaagaaagcaagaaaatagaaataaattttaataaatttgaaatttaattaataaatgaaataaatgagttcacaaccctttaaataggggtagcaagcaatgggagagaaatcagaagcaaactataactaaaactcttagaattcgcaacttactataaatagtaaacttactatttatagactgtcgtgatgtctactagtgcgcaaggttttcggccaaaaataatgtcCTATTTGGATTAACCAAGTTTTTCTCCTAATTATTATAaacccttttcatgttggacacaactcctaaagcccaacggttgaagagttataatcaaactaaaacttactatttatagtatataaaaaaaaaagaattaaaataaggatacgaccatcgatccaggcgTGTTTCGcacaagcaatgggagagaaatcaaaagcaaactacaactaaaactcttagaattcgcaacttactataaatagtaaacttactatttatagactgtcGTGATGtgtactagtgcgcaaggttttcggccaaaaataatatcCTATTTGGATtaaccaagttgttctcctaattattctaaacccttttcatgttggacacaactcctaaagctcaacggttgaagagttataatcaaactaaaacttactatttatagtttttttttaaaaaagaattaaaataaggaaacgaccaTTGATCCAGGCGtgtttcgcaaatccggcttgcgcaacccagcataggttggttggctaaagtagttcattttaccctaaaatcatatattttacgcctgataatTTATTCCGAATTGTGAGATACATCTAATCagtccgacggtctggatcacttctgtcgttgaacGAGCCTTTTCTGATTTATCTTGACCATGAAATTGGACGCTGCCCTCTCTACATCAGATAAATAGTTTTAATGCAACGATTGTTAGATATTCCATATACCTAATCAGGCTTTTGGCCTAATGGGTGGATCCCCTCCCCCCATCATGACATGTACGTAGGCTATTAAAGTGCCATAGTGCATATGCATTCAATGCTTTGCATTTCGTTAGGCTATCATTTCCTtagtgaaattttaaacaatggCTATATAATAATGATTCTATATATAAATCATATTttaacttttttaatttttaacataaaattttaaaatataagttttcaaaaaaaaaatgcttatatacgtaaattttaaaaattaaattaacaATTAATTCACTTAAAGATAAAGAAGGCTACTCACAGGTTTGGATCTGCAGCTACTGAACACAAGCAACACGTGTGAAAATGTGGTACACATGTGAAAGATCCGTGCTATTCATCCAAGATTAGGCTAACCGAATGTCTACCCAGATATGCAAAACCAACATATACATACGGGAAATAATCCAGTGCACATGTTTTCACCACAGCACGTGCAATGATTGTTGTGGGTCCGTCATGATGTAGTGATGACATCCACTCATCCATCATGCACACCTTTCCCCATTTGGCCATGGCCCCAATGTCAAGGCAATCAATGACTCAAATGAGTCACACAAGTAGGAACAATTGGGaagggatgcccacccttgagtCTTGCTAAGCCCTAACTATATCTGTCTCAGAAtagcctcattttttaggcttGCCATCATCTGGGACAGATGTTTCAtaccaatggattggatggcatatacaacatggtgagaGTAGGCATCGAATCTCAAAGTATTTTTACTGGTGCGATCCATATCTACGTCATGGATTGATCTAATTTTTAGGCATCTAGCCAAAAGAGGGAGGACATATCTGATGGTAGGAGTGAATTCGATCaacacatgatggtggggcccacaaaccgtTTGCACCATAAAGTGGTGAAAATGTTTACATTGGATTATTTCCACACACCCACGCGCGCACAGAAATTCTCCTATGAGAACCCATCAGAAGCCTTTTGAGAATTCATTTAATGTGATGTGTGTAATATATGATATCCAAATCCTTTTTTAAGTTttaatggctctctctctctctctctctctctctctctctctctctctctctcaatatatatatatatatatatatatatatatatatatatatatatatatatatatatatatatatatatatatatctgtgtgtgtaaAATGCTCTCACACAAATAGTTATACATCCAAACTAGTTGATAAAGAGggtgaataataataataataataataataaatgtactGAATCTCCTTTGGCAGTGAAACTTACCCTGGCATATTCTCTTTTgaaggtttgctaagcccacacgcatgtGCATACCTGCTCGTGTTCTGGGTGTTGCAAATGTCAATATGCCACATGTGTACAAGATCTGAGCTTTGATAGGCCACATTGGGTAGATCAtaaggtccaaaaatcaggcatgaTACCTCTTCATACAGGCCAGAGCATAGAAATCCGTGGAAAGGCATAAATGTTGTTTACTCGTCGGTCCCAGGCGGATGACCAGGGCCCCTCATGTCCCACTTTTTTAAAGTGAACTGACCTGATTTATGGGCCACGTGATTTAGGCAATTGAGCCATATTGGCGAAAGCTCCATCCTGTACACATGTACCGTATTGGCGAGTGTTCCAGCATGTACATGCAGAGTGCTGCACATTAGTATGGGCCTGGCAAACCTCCTTCCAGAATCAGGTGAATGGTAGGGTAACCCTACCGTACTGGGGTATATTACCAATGAAAGTATGCATctcattcattatatatatatatatatatgaattgtcGTCGGTTGAACCCAATAGCTAGTAGTATTGGAAGCATTTGAGTGAGCCACGTGTGTTGTTAGAGATACAAGGTGCGTAGCAGTTAACCACGAAGGTGTATGGTACCGAGGTTACCGTATGCGTTTCTTGCCGGTAGTCTACCCTTCTATTCTAGAGCATgacctcatgtgtcatttcgcaTAGGATGAACTACAGCCACAAAAGCTTTGCCAAGATCACACCGTGTaccagactactagtcaggtaaCTTACGTGCACCCAAATATCCTATCATCGCCGTCAGGTGTGATATCCGATCTCTCCATCAGATGGGTACCACTACGTAGATTACCTCTCGCAAGAATGAAGCCAGGCCACTAGTTAGGTGGGCTGCAATCAACTAAACAAGTGTACAGTTATGAAGAAAATCAGCCCTAGTTCTCTAACCCATCCCCGTCCACCTATTTCCATTATTATAGCACATCTACTGAGTGGACCACCTTTATGTTTTCGCAGTAGGATCTAAATGGTAAAGGcacgtgatggatggcttggatatttcacccgTGTGCCATACGGCATATGTGATGGGTAGCATGCGCGTACGCGTTAGCTGACTTGTAAACGCATTtgagcttagcaaagctccagTAGACCAAGTCGTCAGTTATACTTCATTTCAAATATTCTCCCCCATCTAGAAAAAAAATTATGGAGATTGGTCGCACCGCAAGGAAATTGCTATGAGGCAATACCAACAACATCTACCCCCATCTAGCCTAAAAATTACTATTATATCATCGCATCTCCTCACTTGGTTAAGGGGCATTCTCGTAATCTTGAAACATTTAGAGAGGCTTGAAATCGTTTTGACAATTCGGGCTCTTTGAATGGATCGATGAAATCTCATTCTGTCCTATTTAAGATCTTCTGTTGTGTTTTGGAGAACGTAAAACGAAAACAAAGCAGCAGCAGAAAAAGAGGAAATGCCTCAGCCTCTTTATTCCCTCCATCTCCTCCTACTACTAACAGCAATGGGAGGGTACTGGGCCATACCAACAAGTGCACAGCCTCTCCGGATTGGTGTTCCGGCAAATTCCGCATACCCCAAGTTCGTGAGCGTGAAATGCAACTCGACTTCAGATAAGAAATGTTTTAGCGGCCACTCCATTGACGTCTTCCGGTTGGTTTGGGAGAAACTACACAACCACTTATCTTACGAGTTCATTCCATACCACGGAGACTATGATTCTTTGATTCAGCAAGTTTATCTCGGGGTGAGTTGATCTGACTAATCCTTATTTATAAAGTCCCTTGTTTTCCTGATCCAAATAACTAGTAACTCTATTCTCTGCACATTGAAAAGATGACAGCTTTTTATATTCATGTTTTGGCTTCCATCAATAGAAACAAGCGTAAAAGATTGCTTTATATCCATGTTTCACATCATAACGGAGTAGCCATAAAGAatgattgtgggacccatggCGCCCACTAGGCATGTCTCTTAGATCCCTTGTTTATTTTAAATAGAAGACTTTCTAACTGAAAATAACAAAGTTGGGTGCTTCCTTTAGGCTGTTagatataaataatataaaatacattGTCTGttgtatattaaaataatatggtGATATTGATGGATCCCACTGACAAGATTAAAGCAGGGCGACGCCCACATGATGTCTTTGTGACCCCGCTCTACACATCCATTGTGCTAGCTTATAGCTCATGTTAGTTCCTGATTTAATATATCAGGCAAATCAAGCCATCGGAAAAAGTAGATATAGGACGACTATCATTGAGACTTCTCctgacctaccttgatgtttgtatgtcaTTGAAGCCCTTTATAAGGTGGAGTTGCAATCTGCCAATTGAGAAAAACAAATTATCAGCCTCATTCAAATCTTCAacgggcccaagaagttttcaatggtaggcgttccaaCCCATTAATCCTGTAGTATGGGctacttgggttttggatctacctaatttttggattaCCTGGTACCATGAGCTGGCACTAgtgatgaatagattggatgttacACAGCCATAAGGTTGGCACCATAGAGCTTTTTGTTTCTTAGCTTTGTATTTTGATatgattttctttgtttctcctgTGTTAAAGTACTTTGATGCAGCGGTCGGTGATACATCCATCCTGGCCAATCGAAGTCGGTACGTAGAATTCTCCAGACCTTATACAGAACTTGGAGCGAGAATGGTCGTGCTTGAGAAGCAAGAAGAAAGAAAAGCTTGGTTATTCATAAAGCCCTTTACAAAAAAATTGTGGGCCTTAACAGGGGCCATTTTCTTCTACAATGGCCTAATTGTGTGGTTAATAGAGAATGCTGACAATGAAGAAGATATCTCATTCTGCGATCGAATCGGCAACTTGATATGGCTTTCCTTCACCACCCTCTTTCCCCTTCACGGTAAATACGGACACAGAAAAAAGATATGCTCATCAGGGGACAGTATAATAGCCATGCAGAGTCTCAATTTTCAAATAAATCTGGGCCAGAAGAATGCTTGTAGGGCCTTTGATTGACATAGGCATGGACGGACCCCACCCAATTAAATATCAGATCAGGTCCGACCCCGGGCCCATCCACCTCTGAGCCTGTACGATAACCCCAAGTCCAGCACAAAGCCTCTGGGAATGGGGCGTTGGCTGACCCAACCTGGTTGCAACCGTAATAGTAACATGCCAAAAGGGCATGAGATGCTCTGTTCGGTGCAACCTACATCTACCCATGTCATTCTGGTGGACCATAGATTGTAGGTGGCCCAATCAAGGAATGTCTATTACTGGTGAACCTTACGTGGGACCGTCTGCAATGAGTATGTATGATATGGACGGATCAAGGGGCTCTTGCTGAGGAATAAGAGAATCCGCTTGACTGAATTTGGAATGTGTACGAGCTCAAAACTTGGGAGTCGCTCATCAGGCTACCTCGCTATGTGGATGCCATGCAGAAGAGATGGGCTTATCTAGTCTTCAGGTGGACTACATGTGTACATGGAATCGCGACGGTTGGTCAGCTTTTTTTAATCGTTCATTTTTTGTAAGTGGCATCTGCAAGTAGGGGCTTGCCTGATGAGCGAATCCAAGTTGCTTCTTACACAGGTGTGCCTTGTTTTGAATTGGGTCGCGAGCACACTTACAAAGTGCGCTCGAGCGAGTTCACTAACGTTCACAGAAGTTGGGTGAGTCAACAGATTCCAGGTGGAGTTAACTCAAACTTAGTGATTCAACTCGACTCAGTTGAGTTTCCGCGCTGTTTTAGGTGGCCCCACCGAGTAATCCAAATCACAAACTTAACTTGTTCTCTTCTTCCAGGGGAGAAACTGCGTAGCAATTTATCTAAAATGGCAATGGTGGTGTGGCTATTCGTGGCGTTGGTCTTGACTCAGAGCTACACGGCTAACCTCACATCTATGCTCACTGTCCGGCGACTCAGACCAAGTGTGGTGGATGTCGAGTCGTTGATAAAGGGCAAAGAAAAGGTGGGGTGCGACGTTGGATCGTTCATGTCAGCGTACTTGGAAAAGGTGGTGGGCTTTGGCGCGGGATGCGTGCAAACCTACAAGTCGGATGAGTACGCGAAGGAACTTTCTAATGGGACCATCAAAGCAGCCTTCCTTGAAATCCCAGCCATTCAACTCTTCCTTGATGAGAACCCCAGCGGTTTTACCGTCACTGGACGCACTTACGAAATTGGAGGATACGCCTTTGTAAGTGTACTGCTCCCGCGTGGGTCCTTTGTGGCACACGTGTCAAATCTGGGACATTCATCAGCGGGGACCACTGTGATCGTGTGCCGTTCTACAGTACCCAACACGTCTATGTTGGAGACTGTGCACCGGGTGTAGCCCGCTCAATAAGTGGACCAGTCTGATTTATCGGCCAGGGCATGCTTACTGTACACCGtagctgatgaatggcctggatctcgtGTACATGTGCCATGATTGCAAATATGCTAAAGCACACGTGTTCCATACTGTATTTGATTGGACCAAGGTAGCGCAAGCAACGAAAGATCCATGTGGTGTCCACCGTAATGGGTGTGTACATCTACTCGGTCCATCATTTGTGCCTGCCTGTGTTAGGACGtgaaacccaaaaatcaggcccattacacaagtggaccacaccacatgaaacagtaagaTGGGacggacaccattaaaaactcaccCAGGCCCGTGGAAGTTTTTGGATGAGTCTGATATTTGGGGTCTAATCACCTCATTAACGGGTTGAATGTCATATAAACATTGCGTTGGATGAAAATCTAGTTCATTAATTGGCCTTTTAATGTAAACCCAAATTGtaagatgaagaaaagaaaaaccattaGTTTTCATTTTACTTACGTAGTGCCTGTGGAATACTTGTTTCAGGTATTCCGAAAAGGTTCAGATCTCGTTGCAGGGGTCTCCGatgagattctaaaactgagGGAAAATGGGAAATTGCGGGAACTAGAGGATAAATTACTTTCTTCTCACAAGCGTTTGAGCATTGACGATGGGGATGAAAATAGCAGGCTAAGCCCAGATGGCTTTTGGGGCCTCTTCGTAGTAACAGGCGCCATGTCGACGTTTTCTCTTCTTATATTCCTTGTAAACCGACTCCGCAACAATTGGCAATACAAGTATTATCCTCAGATCCAATTGGTGGGGCAGAGAGTTGGGAAGATTTTTGGGCCCAGGAGATTCCACAACAATGATGATCATGGCCCACACGGCGaggtgatggagttgccccattTCAGAAGGTGCAACACTGTCTAGAAGCCTTCAACCATATCTCTTATGAGTGAGCCAAGGTATCAGCACATGTGGGGGGCTTTTGTTCGGCGTTTGCAGATGTGCGTCTGCTTTTTCTTGTGTTGTACCCTGTGGATACTTGCTAATTTGGATGTAAAGATGTAGTTCGGTATTTTTCTTTGGGTGCTCCTCCTCGGCCCTTTTGTTTTTTTCCAGATAGGGAAGCGCCCAGCTGTTTGATTCTCTCCATTTAATATATATTCTTTTCTGTAAGTGTGTTGGCATCCATGTCTtttcggtgctctctctctctctctctctctctctctctatagtcGCAAGGCAAAgtaataaaattaaatttactaTGAAAATGCGGGTacgaagagaaaaactttgatactctggcagagccggatggatgatacacagtcaCTAAGTCGCGAATTTGTCATACAAGTAAGCAAAGTAAACTGTCAAAATTATGGCTCCCAATTGACATGTACGATGAGCCGAAGCTTACGCGTAGGCGATTAGCTGACTATCAGATccatggacatttattggacggttgaaaataaaACGTACTCAATGCCTCGTTTCAACAAACGAGCGTCTAGAAATTAGAGGTTAGGGTTATTCTACCTGATTTTGGAACTTTGCTTAAAGCAGTCGACCCTAATATTTAGTCGATTTAATTTGACTTAATGCATATCACATGATCCATATCTTGGTGCCTGCCTAGCAAGCGTCAGACTCCACCAGGGTTTGAAACAACTCCCTATTTAGGCAAGAGATACTCAAGGCAACCTACCTACTATATGAAATATACAGTCTTGATGCCTCTGAATGATCCCGTGATGTCTGTTTTGTATTTTGCTTATGAAGACCGTTGATATAAAGCGCCCAGATGGAAAAGTGCTCAAAAATTCCACATTGAGACTCTGTTCACCCCACTGGCACTGCTATTCTAGACTGTTTTTGTTGGGCTTTCTTCCAATCCGTCTATATGTGGGCAAATGATCCAAGAGATGGAATCGTTTGAACTACTTGCTTCAGATATTCCCAGAAGGTTTGGATATTGGATCCTATTGGTGGGCGAAAGGTGGGCTGATTTTCACGACCCAACAAGATCCACGACAATGATGATCCTGGCCCAAACCAGAACGTGATGGACCTGCACGATCTCAGAAGGTGCAACACAGTCTAGACAGTAGAGGGCTTTTGCTGATATTACCATTTCGCCTTGGATTTTGGCTCAGCTGTACATGAGGAATGCTACTTGCAAGCGTGCATCCGCAAATTCCAAATAGAACCAACCCAAGTGCGAAAATGTGGTGCCCATGAAAGATCAGAGCCATTCATCTAATATCAGGTCAATCACTTGTCGGATGGCCATatgagtgaaaaaaaaaaatggataaaaatggATAACCCACAATCCACATTCAACGTACTAGTGTAGCTCCCCGGATGAGTGAACTGGTGAAATTTTTCAGCAAGGGTATTTTCACAGGCGGGCttacttctttcttctttttcttgtttaACGCACACACCCACGCACACCACAATGGATACTAggacccatgaccttagtgttgaaactcttgtgggtCTACCAtgcactaagccatgagtagggacccacaATGGGGCTTACTTGACAAGCAGACATCATTTCATACATGCGAGCCAAGTTGGCATATGTGGGTTGCTTGTGTCTTGCGTTTGCAGACGTGAGTCAGTGCTCCACCCTGCGAAACTTATGTTTGGACCATAATTTTAATCAACATATATACCAAATTTCATAATTTATGTTGTCACCTATATGCAAATGCAACTCAATTATCACATGTAAAAGGCACGTATATATGTATTGGCAGTGTAGGTAAAACAATGTATCATTGCATGTAGTGGAGCTCAAAATCCACCTTATATCTTAAAAGAGGATGAAATGATATATACCTAGCTTAATCATTGTCTTTTCCATTGCTTCCAAACATTGGATGGAATTTATATTAGACTAAATGCAATTACCACATAATCTTATGTTCTAAACAAGCTTTAATTTAAGGAcattagcccaaaattgaagtcgaTCCAATTtccaagtagaccataccacaaaaaataATAGTGATCGAatgcacacaaaaaaaaaaaataataataaaataaaactttttaggatttgctataatggttatttgccatccaacatgttgatatggCCACACAAACCAtgattaagggaaaatacaaatttttacttgatccaaaactttta containing:
- the LOC131238746 gene encoding glutamate receptor 2.8-like: MAMVVWLFVALVLTQSYTANLTSMLTVRRLRPSVVDVESLIKGKEKVGCDVGSFMSAYLEKVVGFGAGCVQTYKSDEYAKELSNGTIKAAFLEIPAIQLFLDENPSGFTVTGRTYEIGGYAFVFRKGSDLVAGVSDEILKLRENGKLRELEDKLLSSHKRLSIDDGDENSRLSPDGFWGLFVVTGAMSTFSLLIFLVNRLRNNWQYKYYPQIQLVGQRVGKIFGPRRFHNNDDHGPHGEVMELPHFRRCNTV